The proteins below are encoded in one region of Malaclemys terrapin pileata isolate rMalTer1 chromosome 8, rMalTer1.hap1, whole genome shotgun sequence:
- the MCOLN3 gene encoding mucolipin-3 isoform X3 encodes MEEKGTRADCEMQFFYCYPPKEMENAEVVVSSCSSPDDDDLYSYKRHPSVSRELLLEDQLRRKLKFFFMNPCEKFWARGRKPWKLGIQLLKIVMVTIQLVVFGLSNQMVVAFKEENTVAFKHLFLKGYTERMDDTYAVYTQTDVYDQIFFAINQYLQLRNISVGNHAYERRGAEQTAMAICQQFYKRGSICPGNDTFDIDPNIETECFYVEPMMPLENRTLGKHKFNFTLDFHRLVTVQLTFKLKAINLQTVRHHELPDCYDFTLTIVFDNKAHSGRIKISLDNDIAIRECKDWHVSGSIQKNTHYMMIFDAFVILTCLASLILCTRSVVKGFRLQREFVSFFLHHYKKEVSFTDQMEFVNGWYILIIVSDVLTIVGSTLKMEIQAKSLTSYDVCSILLGTSTMLVWLGVIRYLGFFQKYNVRISWDLHAVAAYSDTTVSIAQCH; translated from the exons ATGGAGGAGAAAGGCACACGAGCAGACTGCGAAATGCAGTTTTTCTATTGTTATCCTCCAAAAG AAATGGAAAATGCTGAAGTGGTTGTAAGCAGCTGCAGTTCTCCTGATGATGATGATCTTTACAGCTACAAACGACACCCATCTGTTTCACGAGAGCTGCTTTTGGAAGACCAACTTAGAAGGAAACTTAAATTTTTTTTCATGAACCCCTGTGAGAAATTTTGGGCCCGGGGCAGAAAACCTTGGAAACTTGGGATTCAACTTCTAAAAATAGTGATGGTTACCATCCAG tTAGTAGTTTTTGGGTTAAGCAATCAAATGGTGGTTGCCTTCAAGGAGGAGAACACTGTGGCATTCAAGCACCTCTTCTTGAAAGGATATACAGAGAGAATGGATGATACCTATGCTGTATACACACAAACAGATGTCTATGACCAGATCTTCTTTGCAATAAACCAG TACTTACAGCTGCGCAACATATCTGTTGGAAATCATGCTTATGAGAGGAGAGGCGCAGAACAAACAGCTATGGCAATCTGTCAACAGTTCTACAAGCGAGGAAGCATCTGTCCTGGAAATGACACCTTTGATATCGACCCCAACATTGAAACTG AATGTTTCTATGTTGAGCCAATGATGCCTTTGGAAAACAGAACACTGGGAAAGCACAAGTTCAATTTCACTCTGGACTTCCAtag ACTTGTAACAGTACAGCTTACCTTTAAACTGAAAGCAATCAATCTCCAGACAGTTCGTCACCATGAACTCCCGGACTGTTATGATTTTACTTTGACA ATAGTGTTTGATAACAAAGCACATAGTGGAAGAATTAAAATAAGTCTGGACAACGATATTGCCATCAGGGAATGTAAAGACTGGCATGTTTCTGGATCAA TACAAAAGAATACTCATTACATGATGATCTTCGATGCCTTTGTCATATTGACTTGTTTAGCCTCATTGATCCTCTGCACACGATCAGTGGTTAAAGGATTTCGGCTCCAAAGG gAATTTGTAAGTTTTTTCCTACATCATTATAAGAAAGAAGTATCTTTCACAGATCAAATGGAATTTGTCAATGGGTGGTACATCCTGATTATTGTTAGTGATGTCTTAACTATTGTTGGCTCAACACTAAAAATGGAAATACAAGCTAAG agTCTGACAAGTTATGATGTCTGTAGTATCCTCCTAGGAACCTCCACCATGCTTGTGTGGCTTGGAGTTATTCGATACCTAGGTTTCTTTCAGAAGTATAATGTAAGGATCTCCTGGGATCTCCATGCTGttg CTGCTTATTCTGACACTACGGTCAGCATTGCCCAATGTCATTAG
- the MCOLN3 gene encoding mucolipin-3 isoform X1, whose protein sequence is MQFFYCYPPKEMENAEVVVSSCSSPDDDDLYSYKRHPSVSRELLLEDQLRRKLKFFFMNPCEKFWARGRKPWKLGIQLLKIVMVTIQLVVFGLSNQMVVAFKEENTVAFKHLFLKGYTERMDDTYAVYTQTDVYDQIFFAINQYLQLRNISVGNHAYERRGAEQTAMAICQQFYKRGSICPGNDTFDIDPNIETECFYVEPMMPLENRTLGKHKFNFTLDFHRLVTVQLTFKLKAINLQTVRHHELPDCYDFTLTIVFDNKAHSGRIKISLDNDIAIRECKDWHVSGSIQKNTHYMMIFDAFVILTCLASLILCTRSVVKGFRLQREFVSFFLHHYKKEVSFTDQMEFVNGWYILIIVSDVLTIVGSTLKMEIQAKSLTSYDVCSILLGTSTMLVWLGVIRYLGFFQKYNLLILTLRSALPNVIRFCCCAAMIYLGYCFCGWIVLGPYHVKFRSLNMVSECLFSLINGDDMFATFAKMQQKSYLVWLFSRLYLYSFISLFIYMVLSLFIALITDTYETIKHYQQDGFPETELHDFISQCKDLPNSGRYRLEEESPVSIFCCCKRS, encoded by the exons ATGCAGTTTTTCTATTGTTATCCTCCAAAAG AAATGGAAAATGCTGAAGTGGTTGTAAGCAGCTGCAGTTCTCCTGATGATGATGATCTTTACAGCTACAAACGACACCCATCTGTTTCACGAGAGCTGCTTTTGGAAGACCAACTTAGAAGGAAACTTAAATTTTTTTTCATGAACCCCTGTGAGAAATTTTGGGCCCGGGGCAGAAAACCTTGGAAACTTGGGATTCAACTTCTAAAAATAGTGATGGTTACCATCCAG tTAGTAGTTTTTGGGTTAAGCAATCAAATGGTGGTTGCCTTCAAGGAGGAGAACACTGTGGCATTCAAGCACCTCTTCTTGAAAGGATATACAGAGAGAATGGATGATACCTATGCTGTATACACACAAACAGATGTCTATGACCAGATCTTCTTTGCAATAAACCAG TACTTACAGCTGCGCAACATATCTGTTGGAAATCATGCTTATGAGAGGAGAGGCGCAGAACAAACAGCTATGGCAATCTGTCAACAGTTCTACAAGCGAGGAAGCATCTGTCCTGGAAATGACACCTTTGATATCGACCCCAACATTGAAACTG AATGTTTCTATGTTGAGCCAATGATGCCTTTGGAAAACAGAACACTGGGAAAGCACAAGTTCAATTTCACTCTGGACTTCCAtag ACTTGTAACAGTACAGCTTACCTTTAAACTGAAAGCAATCAATCTCCAGACAGTTCGTCACCATGAACTCCCGGACTGTTATGATTTTACTTTGACA ATAGTGTTTGATAACAAAGCACATAGTGGAAGAATTAAAATAAGTCTGGACAACGATATTGCCATCAGGGAATGTAAAGACTGGCATGTTTCTGGATCAA TACAAAAGAATACTCATTACATGATGATCTTCGATGCCTTTGTCATATTGACTTGTTTAGCCTCATTGATCCTCTGCACACGATCAGTGGTTAAAGGATTTCGGCTCCAAAGG gAATTTGTAAGTTTTTTCCTACATCATTATAAGAAAGAAGTATCTTTCACAGATCAAATGGAATTTGTCAATGGGTGGTACATCCTGATTATTGTTAGTGATGTCTTAACTATTGTTGGCTCAACACTAAAAATGGAAATACAAGCTAAG agTCTGACAAGTTATGATGTCTGTAGTATCCTCCTAGGAACCTCCACCATGCTTGTGTGGCTTGGAGTTATTCGATACCTAGGTTTCTTTCAGAAGTATAAT CTGCTTATTCTGACACTACGGTCAGCATTGCCCAATGTCATTAGATTCTGCTGTTGTGCTGCTATGATCTATCTGGGCTATTGTTTCTGTGGATGGATTGTACTGGGGCCATATCACGTTAAG TTCCGTTCTCTGAACATGGTTTCAGAATGTCTTTTCTCACTGATAAATGGAGATGATATGTTTGCCACATTTGCAAAAATGCAGCAGAAAAGTTACTTGGTTTGGTTATTTAGTCGGCTTTACCTCTACTCCTTCATCAGCCTGTTCATCTATATGGTGCTAAGTCTTTTCATTGCACTGATCACAGATACATATGAAACAATTAAG CATTACCAGCAAGATGGCTTTCCAGAGACGGAACTCCATGACTTTATATCACAGTGTAAAGACCTACCAAACTCAGGCAGATACAGATTAGAAGAGGAGAGTCCTGTGTCGATCTTCTGTTGCTGTAAACG GTCCTAA
- the MCOLN3 gene encoding mucolipin-3 isoform X2, which translates to MENAEVVVSSCSSPDDDDLYSYKRHPSVSRELLLEDQLRRKLKFFFMNPCEKFWARGRKPWKLGIQLLKIVMVTIQLVVFGLSNQMVVAFKEENTVAFKHLFLKGYTERMDDTYAVYTQTDVYDQIFFAINQYLQLRNISVGNHAYERRGAEQTAMAICQQFYKRGSICPGNDTFDIDPNIETECFYVEPMMPLENRTLGKHKFNFTLDFHRLVTVQLTFKLKAINLQTVRHHELPDCYDFTLTIVFDNKAHSGRIKISLDNDIAIRECKDWHVSGSIQKNTHYMMIFDAFVILTCLASLILCTRSVVKGFRLQREFVSFFLHHYKKEVSFTDQMEFVNGWYILIIVSDVLTIVGSTLKMEIQAKSLTSYDVCSILLGTSTMLVWLGVIRYLGFFQKYNLLILTLRSALPNVIRFCCCAAMIYLGYCFCGWIVLGPYHVKFRSLNMVSECLFSLINGDDMFATFAKMQQKSYLVWLFSRLYLYSFISLFIYMVLSLFIALITDTYETIKHYQQDGFPETELHDFISQCKDLPNSGRYRLEEESPVSIFCCCKRS; encoded by the exons ATGGAAAATGCTGAAGTGGTTGTAAGCAGCTGCAGTTCTCCTGATGATGATGATCTTTACAGCTACAAACGACACCCATCTGTTTCACGAGAGCTGCTTTTGGAAGACCAACTTAGAAGGAAACTTAAATTTTTTTTCATGAACCCCTGTGAGAAATTTTGGGCCCGGGGCAGAAAACCTTGGAAACTTGGGATTCAACTTCTAAAAATAGTGATGGTTACCATCCAG tTAGTAGTTTTTGGGTTAAGCAATCAAATGGTGGTTGCCTTCAAGGAGGAGAACACTGTGGCATTCAAGCACCTCTTCTTGAAAGGATATACAGAGAGAATGGATGATACCTATGCTGTATACACACAAACAGATGTCTATGACCAGATCTTCTTTGCAATAAACCAG TACTTACAGCTGCGCAACATATCTGTTGGAAATCATGCTTATGAGAGGAGAGGCGCAGAACAAACAGCTATGGCAATCTGTCAACAGTTCTACAAGCGAGGAAGCATCTGTCCTGGAAATGACACCTTTGATATCGACCCCAACATTGAAACTG AATGTTTCTATGTTGAGCCAATGATGCCTTTGGAAAACAGAACACTGGGAAAGCACAAGTTCAATTTCACTCTGGACTTCCAtag ACTTGTAACAGTACAGCTTACCTTTAAACTGAAAGCAATCAATCTCCAGACAGTTCGTCACCATGAACTCCCGGACTGTTATGATTTTACTTTGACA ATAGTGTTTGATAACAAAGCACATAGTGGAAGAATTAAAATAAGTCTGGACAACGATATTGCCATCAGGGAATGTAAAGACTGGCATGTTTCTGGATCAA TACAAAAGAATACTCATTACATGATGATCTTCGATGCCTTTGTCATATTGACTTGTTTAGCCTCATTGATCCTCTGCACACGATCAGTGGTTAAAGGATTTCGGCTCCAAAGG gAATTTGTAAGTTTTTTCCTACATCATTATAAGAAAGAAGTATCTTTCACAGATCAAATGGAATTTGTCAATGGGTGGTACATCCTGATTATTGTTAGTGATGTCTTAACTATTGTTGGCTCAACACTAAAAATGGAAATACAAGCTAAG agTCTGACAAGTTATGATGTCTGTAGTATCCTCCTAGGAACCTCCACCATGCTTGTGTGGCTTGGAGTTATTCGATACCTAGGTTTCTTTCAGAAGTATAAT CTGCTTATTCTGACACTACGGTCAGCATTGCCCAATGTCATTAGATTCTGCTGTTGTGCTGCTATGATCTATCTGGGCTATTGTTTCTGTGGATGGATTGTACTGGGGCCATATCACGTTAAG TTCCGTTCTCTGAACATGGTTTCAGAATGTCTTTTCTCACTGATAAATGGAGATGATATGTTTGCCACATTTGCAAAAATGCAGCAGAAAAGTTACTTGGTTTGGTTATTTAGTCGGCTTTACCTCTACTCCTTCATCAGCCTGTTCATCTATATGGTGCTAAGTCTTTTCATTGCACTGATCACAGATACATATGAAACAATTAAG CATTACCAGCAAGATGGCTTTCCAGAGACGGAACTCCATGACTTTATATCACAGTGTAAAGACCTACCAAACTCAGGCAGATACAGATTAGAAGAGGAGAGTCCTGTGTCGATCTTCTGTTGCTGTAAACG GTCCTAA